In Musa acuminata AAA Group cultivar baxijiao chromosome BXJ3-11, Cavendish_Baxijiao_AAA, whole genome shotgun sequence, one DNA window encodes the following:
- the LOC135652152 gene encoding uncharacterized protein LOC135652152, whose product MEDSASLPDLAADASPQGGRDQRSSDHNANIREEISSAPNSRRPNLTSLQIPERTLENSLPSARSYTLSSPGSVRAGLPPRPSSTRTKSSIRSFFPQRSLKTRSSAPEGDRTVLLIPGTPSSEGKQDKPSTSRQFSFTKVFSSFSTKGAHSLPVTPVAISDSSSTQERHVVDLSNLEEKNLQTQIRRSFSVPGNAKNRSLQRTDSTGFVRVIVATPRPVVVNNTFESDAIETVNVSEDEGEDIPEEEAVCRICFVELTEGETLKMECSCKGELALAHQECAVKWFSIKGNKTCDVCKQEVKNLPVTLLRLQNPQTVNRHPSNAIRRQEVTSYRVWQDLPVLVMVSMLAYFCFLEQLLVTEMASRALAVSLPFSCVLGLLSSMIASIMVTKSYIWAYASFQFAIVILFAHIFYNVLRVSPVISVLLSSFTGFGIAISMKSLIVEFLRWRHRRHVHLAQQQNDSRQQQESRNLSEAENDRQQESERQIQNPNPL is encoded by the exons ATGGAGGATTCGGCATCTCTGCCGGATCTTGCTGCCGACGCGTCGCCGCAAGGGGGCCGAGATCAGAGG TCATCTGACCATAATGCAAACATCAGAGAAGAGATTTCCTCAGCTCCTAACTCTCGGCGGCCAAACCTTACCTCCTTGCAAATACCCGAAAGAACCTTGGAAAATTCATTGCCATCTGCAAGGTCATATACTTTGTCCAGTCCTGGCTCAGTAAGAGCAGGCTTACCACCAAGGCCTAGTTCAACAAGGACAAAATCATCCATCAGAAGTTTCTTTCCACAACGGAGTCTAAAGACAAGAAGCTCAGCTCCAGAGGGTGACAGAACTGTTCTTCTAATTCCTGGAACACCGTCCTCAGAAGGAAAACAAGACAAACCATCAACGTCAAGGCAGTTTTCTTTTACCAAGGTCTTTTCCTCTTTTTCAACCAAAGGAGCACACTCTTTGCCTGTGACACCAGTTGCAATTTCAGATTCATCTTCCACACAGGAAAGGCATGTGGTTGATCTATCTAATCTGGAA GAAAAAAATTTGCAGACACAAATCAGACGCTCATTTTCAGTGCCTGGGAATGCCAAGAACAGAAGTTTACAGAGAACGGATTCAACAGGATTTGTCCGAGTTATTGTAGCAACCCCTCGTCCAGTTGTTGTCAACAACACCTTCGAAAGTGATGCTATAGAGACTGTTAATG TATCTGAAGATGAAGGTGAAGATATTCCAGAGGAAGAGGCAGTGTGCCGGATATGTTTTGTTGAACTCACAGAAGGAGAAACACTTAAAATGGAGTGTAGCTGCAAAGGAGAACTTGCACTTGCACACCAAGAATGTGCTGTAAAATGGTTTAGTATTAAGGGTAATAAGACATGTGATGTGTGCAAGCAAGAAGTGAAAAACTTACCTGTAACATTGTTGAGACTACAAAATCCACAGACAGTTAATAGGCACCCATCAAATGCAATTCGGAGACAAGAAGTTACTTCCTACAG GGTATGGCAGGATCTCCCTGTGCTTGTCATGGTCAGCATGCTTGCCTATTTCTGCTTCTTGGAGCAACTTTTA GTTACTGAAATGGCTTCGCGTGCTCTTGCTGTATCTTTGCCTTTTTCTTGTGTTCTGGGTCTCCTCTCTTCCATGATAGCTTCAATAATGG TTACCAAGAGCTACATTTGGGCTTATGCATCTTTCCAATTTGCAATCGTAATCCTCTTTGCTCATATCTTCTATAATGTG CTAAGAGTAAGCCCTGTTATTTCAGTCTTACTTTCCTCATTCACTGGGTTTGGGATTGCAATCAGTATGAAATCTTTGATTGTTGAGTTTCTAAGATGGAggcataggcgacatgtacacttggCACAACAACAAAATGATAGCAGGCAGCAGCAAGAATCTAGAAACCTTTCTGAAGCTGAAAATGATAGGCAGCAAGAATCAGAGAGACAAATCCAGAATCCTAACCCTTTGTAG